Genomic segment of Pseudomonas sp. DY-1:
CGCGCGGGATCGCTTCTTTAACGGTCACTTTGATGATGTCGCCGATACCGGCGTAACGACGGTGCGAACCACCAAGGACCTTGATGCACATAACGCGACGAGCACCGCTGTTATCAGCGACGTCGAGCATGGATTGAGTCTGAATCATATCTTTCTCCGACCCTTAGTCCTTAGACTTCCACGGCACGTTCGACGACTTCCACCAGGGCCCAGGACTTGGTCTTGGCCAGCGGACGGGTCTCACGAATGGTGACCTTGTCGCCGATACGGCACTGGTTGGTTTCGTCGTGGGCGTGCAGCTTGGTCGAGCGCTTCACGTACTTACCGTAGATCGGGTGCTTAACGCGACGCTCGATCAGAACGGTGATGGTCTTGTCCATCTTGTCGCTGACGACGCGGCCGGTCAGCGTGCGGACGGTTTTCTGAGCTTCAGCCATGATTACTTACCTGCTTGCTGGTTGAGCACAGTTTTCACGCGAGCGATGTCGCGCTTCACTTGCGAGAGCAGGTGAGACTGCCCCAACTGGCCAGTTGCCTTCTGCATGCGCAGATTGAACTGGTCGCGCAGCAGGCCGAGCAGTTGCTCGTTCAGCTGCTGTACGGATTTTTCACGAAGTTCATTCGCTTTCATCACATCACCGTCCGCTTAACAAAGGAGGTGGCGAGCGGCAGCTTTGCAGCGGCCAGGGCGAATGCCTCACGCGCCAGCTCTTCGGAAACACCCTCGATCTCGTACAGGACCTTGCCCGGTTGAATCTGGGCTACCCAGTACTCGACGCCACCCTTACCTTTACCCATACGAACTTCGAGGGGCTTCTTGGTAACGGGCTTGTCCGGGAATACGCGGATCCAGATCTTGCCGCCACGCTTCACGTGACGGGTGAGGGCACGACGTGCGGCCTCGATCTGACGGGCAGTGAGACGACCACGGCCAGTAGCCTTCAGCGCGAACTCGCCGAAGCTGACCTTGCTACCGCGCTGAGCCAGACCACGATTGTGGCCGGTCATCTGCTTGCGGAACTTCGTACGCTTTGGTTGCAGCATTTGGCGTACCCCTTACTTAGCAGCTTTTTTACGAGGAGCGGGCGCTACGGGCTTCAGTTCTTCCTGGCGGCCACCGATGACCTCACCTTTGAAGATCCAAACCTTCACACCGATCACACCGTAGGTGGTGTGCGCTTCGTAGGTTGCGTAGTCGATATCGGCGCGCAGGGTGTGCAGGGGCACACGACCTTCGCGATACCATTCGGTACGGGCGATTTCAGCGCCACCGAGACGACCGCTTACCTGGATCTTGATGCCCTTGGCACCAATGCGCATGGCGTTCTGTACAGCGCG
This window contains:
- the rpmC gene encoding 50S ribosomal protein L29; amino-acid sequence: MKANELREKSVQQLNEQLLGLLRDQFNLRMQKATGQLGQSHLLSQVKRDIARVKTVLNQQAGK
- the rpsQ gene encoding 30S ribosomal protein S17 — its product is MAEAQKTVRTLTGRVVSDKMDKTITVLIERRVKHPIYGKYVKRSTKLHAHDETNQCRIGDKVTIRETRPLAKTKSWALVEVVERAVEV
- the rplP gene encoding 50S ribosomal protein L16 yields the protein MLQPKRTKFRKQMTGHNRGLAQRGSKVSFGEFALKATGRGRLTARQIEAARRALTRHVKRGGKIWIRVFPDKPVTKKPLEVRMGKGKGGVEYWVAQIQPGKVLYEIEGVSEELAREAFALAAAKLPLATSFVKRTVM